The following proteins are encoded in a genomic region of Montipora foliosa isolate CH-2021 chromosome 10, ASM3666993v2, whole genome shotgun sequence:
- the LOC137974090 gene encoding uncharacterized protein translates to MDSFYCIFCTEEVTSRQEALLCDGCDRWQHRHCETGITREQYRAAVRSGKEVIWRCLYCSGNSTDHSLPVHESTRLKETDNFNIPASFEDSSSLNQETAVRSKGNHCKATVIERVGVFTAGQAAHNHSQPDGTYTAAKIISTVKRKAVADVFKPASAIVDEVLVEELDAPCPALPKPENIARAANRLRQQMRPEDLRDLNFSVEEDAFPAGFYKGEVRVQEQRHLIFATDQQLTQLTASTSWYVDGTFKLVSRPFQQLLSINSFVRSGDCAKQVPLVFIMMSGQRKGDYKKVLREIINLLPGATTAVQQVTVDFEKGLWSALRTVLPDVQIRGCVFHWTQAIWRKVQELGLQVAYTEDQGTYGWIRKLLALPFLPYTEITTQFERLRLGAEGPRKELAEYIASQWIYNAIFPVKNWSAYMQPVRTNNDIEGWHNALNRRASGRCSLPFYVLIQLLNKLKCRCDSLPTTS, encoded by the exons ATGGacagtttttattgcattttctgTACCGAAGAAGTAACGTCTCGTCAAGAGGCACTACTATGTGATGGCTGCGACAGGTGGCAACACCGGCATTGTGAAACAGGGATCACGAGGGAGCAGTACAGGGCTGCAGTCCGATCAGGAAAGGAAGTAATTTGGCGATGCCTGTACTGTAGTGGCAATTCCACAGACCATTCCCTCCCAGTCCATGAGAGCACACGACTCAAAGAAACGGACAACTTCAACATCCCTGCATCATTTGAGGACTCGAGTTCACTAAATCAGGAAACAG CGGTGCGCTCAAAAGGAAACCACTGCAAGGCCACTGTCATTGAGCGTGTTGGTGTGTTCACCGCAGGTCAGGCCGCCCACAACCATTCCCAGCCGGATGGTACCTATACTGCTGCTAAGATTATTTCCACGGTAAAACGAAAAGCAGTCGCCGACGTCTTCAAGCCAGCTTCAGCAATTGTTGATGAG GTCCTAGTAGAGGAACTCGATGCGCCATGTCCTGCCCTTCCCAAGCCCGAAAACATTGCTAGAGCTGCGAATCGCCTTCGACAACAAATGCGACCAGAGGATCTGCGCGATTTAAACTTCAGCGTCGAAGAAGATGCCTTTCCTGCAGGCTTCTACAAGGGGGAGGTCAGGGTGCAGGAACAACGCCACCTGATTTTTGCAACAGATCAGCAGCTGACGCAACTCACTGCCAGCACGTCGTGGTACGTGGATGGGACGTTCAAGTTGGTCAGCCGTCCGTTCCAACAGCTCCTTTCCATAAACTCATTTGTGCGTTCAGGTGATTGCGCCAAACAAGTACCGCTGGTATTCATCATGATGTCCGGTCAAAGGAAAGGCGATTACAAGAAG gTTCTGCGAGAGATAATAAATTTGCTTCCCGGCGCGACTACTGCAGTACAACAAGTGACTGTGGACTTCGAAAAAGGGCTGTGGTCAGCCCTGAGGACTGTTCTCCCAGACGTCCAGATTCGGGGCTGTGTCTTCCACTGGACACAAGCGATATGGAGAAAG GTCCAAGAGCTTGGGTTACAAGTGGCCTACACTGAAGACCAAGGCACCTATGGGTGGATAAGGAAGTTGTTGGCGCTTCCTTTCTTGCCCTATACAGAAATAACAACTCAGTTCGAGCGCCTACGCCTTGGAGCTGAGGGTCCCCGTAAAGAGCTCGCGGAATACATTGCATCACAGTGGATCTACAATGCCATATTTCCCGTGAAGAACTGGTCCGCTTACATGCAGCCAGTCCGAACAAATAATGACATCGAAGGCTGGCATAACGCATTGAATCGGCGTGCCAGCGGCCGATGCAGCCTTCCATTCTATGTCCTCATCCAGTTACTCAACAAGTTGAAGTGCAGATGTGACTCGTTGCCGACCACAAGCTGA
- the LOC137973887 gene encoding uncharacterized protein has protein sequence MENLSDEQIEEYKDAFSLFDRNNDGIITTRELSAIMRSLGFNPTEEELQTMINNVDYDGNGVIDFPEFVKLMEDQKKPDEREADMMLAFRIFDADNKGYIESAELRYIILNMDNKIPQEELEELITIADLERDRKLTYQDFLDLVENHNGIFT, from the exons ATG GAGAACCTGTCTGATGAACAAATtgaag AATACAAAGATGCCTTTTCTTTGTTCGACCGCAATAACGATGGGATTATCACCACGAGAGAACTGTCCGCGATAATGCGATCTCTAGGGTTCAACCCGACAGAGGAAGAATTACAAACGATGATAAACAATGTGGATTATGATG GGAATGGCGTGATTGACTTTCCAGAGTTTGTAAAGTTAATGGAAGATCAGAAAAAACCAGATGAAAGAGAAGCAGACATGATGTTAGCGTTCAGAATCTTCGACGCTGACAACAAAGGATACATTGAATCGGCGGAACTACGCTACATAATACTAAATATGGACAATAAAATACCACAAGAAGAACTTGAGGAGTTGATTACCATTGCGGACTTGGAAAGAGACCGGAAACTAACTTATCAAG aCTTCCTTGATCTCGTCGAGAACCACAATGGGATTTTCACGTGA